One Kitasatospora sp. NBC_01266 genomic window carries:
- a CDS encoding rhomboid family intramembrane serine protease yields MADQRHDGPTPLVSYLLIALNCLVFLAGPSGINPAYGSSAPARACAAQHYQQRWGAIPAELLSNRPLTAAQLAGLTPPLPGCPLLATPHKVPALSALSSLFVHGGWLHLLGNMLFLYVFGAGVEERLGRLRFLLFYLAVGVLANYGYAALGGHGPESLRPLVGASGAISGVLGGYLRLYPRARVTTLVPALLFLPLRLPAWLVLGLWFAVQWWSLRQAGGGVAYLAHVIGFSAGFLALWVAARRAGYAGPTVPQPPAGGTPIPGAQP; encoded by the coding sequence ATGGCAGACCAGCGCCACGACGGACCGACCCCGCTCGTCAGCTACCTCCTGATCGCGCTCAACTGCCTGGTGTTCCTGGCCGGCCCGAGCGGGATCAACCCCGCCTACGGCTCGAGTGCGCCCGCGCGCGCCTGCGCCGCGCAGCACTACCAGCAGCGTTGGGGCGCGATCCCGGCCGAGCTGCTGAGCAACCGTCCGCTGACCGCCGCTCAGCTGGCCGGCCTCACTCCCCCGCTGCCCGGCTGCCCGCTGCTCGCCACCCCGCACAAGGTGCCCGCGCTCTCCGCGCTCAGCTCGCTCTTCGTGCACGGCGGCTGGCTGCACCTGCTGGGCAACATGCTCTTCCTCTATGTCTTCGGCGCGGGCGTCGAGGAGCGGCTGGGCCGGCTGCGCTTCCTCCTCTTCTATCTGGCCGTCGGCGTGCTGGCCAACTACGGCTACGCGGCCCTCGGCGGGCACGGCCCCGAGTCGCTGCGCCCGCTGGTCGGCGCCTCCGGGGCGATCTCCGGGGTGCTCGGCGGCTACCTGCGCCTCTATCCGCGGGCCCGGGTGACCACGCTGGTCCCGGCCCTGCTCTTCCTGCCACTGCGGCTGCCGGCCTGGCTGGTGCTCGGCCTCTGGTTCGCCGTCCAGTGGTGGTCGCTGCGCCAGGCCGGCGGCGGGGTCGCCTACCTGGCCCATGTGATCGGTTTCAGCGCCGGGTTCCTGGCGCTGTGGGTGGCGGCCCGACGTGCCGGATACGCTGGCCCCACCGTTCCCCAGCCTCCGGCCGGGGGGACCCCCATCCCAGGAGCCCAGCCGTGA
- a CDS encoding C40 family peptidase — translation MPSHRRPKQSSRVRISVLTAAAATAVAISSQSGAWADPAPSVDQVKAQIDALNNQQEAAAEQYDGAKERGDQLRQQASQLQDEVARTQDQVTQLQSGLDTVAGDEYRNDGIDPSVQLMLNSNPQTYLDQASSMQVATSTEADALKSLQGEERNLDQEKKEAADTLAELDTATAQLNQAKSDVQTKLAAAQKLLNSLSASQRAQLAAQEAPASRGSARAQLSTLNLPPAAGYAGQAVQEALSRLGDSYVWGATGPSTFDCSGLMQWSYAQAGVSLPRTSQEQATVGTAVPDLADAQPGDLVIFGSDRHHVGMYIGNGEMVHAPHTGDVVRIAQVSTMGESYIIRRV, via the coding sequence TTGCCGTCCCACCGCCGTCCCAAGCAGTCGAGCCGCGTGCGGATCTCCGTACTCACCGCCGCTGCGGCGACCGCGGTCGCGATCTCCTCGCAGAGCGGGGCCTGGGCTGATCCGGCACCCTCGGTCGATCAGGTCAAGGCCCAGATCGACGCGCTGAACAACCAGCAGGAGGCCGCGGCCGAGCAGTACGACGGCGCCAAAGAGCGCGGCGACCAGCTGCGCCAGCAGGCCTCGCAGCTGCAGGACGAGGTGGCCCGCACCCAGGACCAGGTGACCCAGCTGCAGAGCGGCCTCGACACCGTGGCCGGGGACGAGTACCGCAACGACGGGATCGACCCCTCGGTCCAGCTGATGCTCAACTCCAACCCGCAGACCTACCTGGACCAGGCCTCCAGCATGCAGGTGGCGACCAGCACCGAGGCCGACGCGCTGAAGTCGCTGCAGGGCGAGGAGCGCAACCTCGACCAGGAGAAGAAGGAAGCCGCCGACACGCTGGCCGAATTGGACACCGCCACCGCGCAGTTGAACCAGGCCAAGTCGGACGTGCAGACCAAGCTGGCCGCCGCGCAGAAGCTGCTCAACTCGCTGAGCGCCTCGCAGCGTGCCCAGTTGGCGGCCCAGGAGGCGCCCGCCTCGCGCGGCAGCGCCCGGGCCCAGCTCAGCACGCTCAACCTGCCGCCGGCCGCCGGCTACGCGGGCCAGGCCGTACAGGAGGCGCTCAGCCGCCTCGGCGACTCCTACGTCTGGGGTGCCACCGGCCCCAGCACCTTCGACTGCTCGGGTCTGATGCAGTGGTCCTACGCACAGGCCGGCGTCTCGCTGCCGCGCACCTCCCAGGAGCAGGCCACGGTGGGTACCGCGGTGCCGGACCTGGCCGACGCCCAGCCGGGCGACCTGGTGATCTTCGGCAGCGACCGGCACCACGTGGGCATGTACATCGGCAACGGCGAGATGGTGCACGCGCCGCACACCGGTGACGTGGTCCGGATCGCTCAGGTCAGCACGATGGGCGAGTCCTACATCATCCGCCGGGTCTGA
- a CDS encoding glycosyltransferase family 4 protein, with product MPKTLVVTNDFPPRPGGIQAFVHNMAIRQPLGEIVVYASSWRDGSEVARFDAEQPFPVIRDRSTMLLPTPRVTRRAAELLRAEGCDTVWFGAAAPLGLMAPALRRAGARRLLGMTHGHEAAWAQLPVARQLLRRIGEGTDTLTYLGEYTRSRIARAVGPGPAARMAQLPPGVDERTFHPDSGGAEVRARLGLTDRPVVVCVSRLVPRKGQDTLIAALPQILAAEPDTVLLIVGGGPYLADLRKLADAKGVAGSVRFTGEVPWAELPAHYGAGDVFAMPCRTRRGGLDVEGLGIVYLEASATGLPVVAGDSGGAPDAVLEGETGYVVSGGSPGAAAERIVRLLGDAALRRKLGEAGRRWVEDAWRWDLLAQRLTDLLAGE from the coding sequence ATGCCGAAGACCCTTGTGGTGACCAACGACTTTCCCCCGCGCCCAGGCGGAATCCAGGCCTTCGTCCACAACATGGCGATTCGCCAGCCGTTGGGCGAGATTGTGGTGTATGCCTCATCCTGGCGCGACGGCAGCGAGGTCGCCCGGTTCGACGCCGAGCAGCCGTTCCCGGTGATCCGGGACCGGAGCACGATGCTGCTGCCCACGCCCCGGGTCACCCGGCGGGCCGCCGAGCTGCTGCGGGCCGAGGGGTGCGACACCGTCTGGTTCGGCGCCGCCGCGCCGCTGGGCCTGATGGCGCCCGCGCTGCGCCGGGCCGGTGCGCGTCGGCTGCTCGGCATGACGCACGGGCACGAGGCCGCCTGGGCCCAGCTGCCGGTCGCCCGCCAGTTGCTGCGGCGGATCGGCGAGGGCACCGACACCCTCACCTACCTCGGCGAGTACACCCGCTCGCGGATCGCCCGGGCGGTGGGCCCGGGCCCGGCCGCGCGGATGGCGCAGCTGCCGCCCGGGGTGGACGAGCGGACCTTCCACCCGGACTCGGGCGGCGCCGAGGTGCGGGCCAGGCTCGGCCTGACCGACCGGCCGGTGGTGGTCTGCGTCTCCCGGCTGGTGCCGCGCAAGGGGCAGGACACCCTGATCGCCGCGCTGCCGCAGATCCTGGCCGCCGAGCCGGACACGGTGCTGCTGATCGTCGGCGGCGGGCCCTACCTGGCGGACCTGCGCAAGCTCGCCGACGCCAAGGGGGTGGCCGGCTCGGTGCGGTTCACCGGCGAGGTGCCGTGGGCCGAGCTGCCGGCCCACTACGGCGCCGGGGACGTCTTCGCGATGCCCTGCCGGACCAGGCGCGGCGGGCTGGACGTGGAGGGGCTCGGCATCGTCTACCTGGAGGCCTCGGCCACCGGGCTGCCGGTGGTGGCGGGTGACTCCGGGGGCGCGCCGGACGCGGTGCTGGAGGGCGAGACCGGCTACGTGGTGTCCGGTGGCTCGCCCGGCGCGGCCGCCGAGCGGATCGTGCGGCTGCTCGGCGACGCGGCGCTGCGCCGCAAGCTCGGCGAGGCCGGGCGGCGCTGGGTGGAGGACGCCTGGCGCTGGGACCTGCTGGCCCAGCGCCTCACCGACCTGCTCGCCGGCGAGTGA
- a CDS encoding Lrp/AsnC ligand binding domain-containing protein — protein MITAIVLIKTSVDQIPEIAEAIAAIEGVSEVYSVTGGYDLVAMVRVRRHDDLAEVIPGRLNKVPGVAHTETQIAFRTYSQHDLEAAFALGLDG, from the coding sequence GTGATCACCGCCATCGTGCTCATCAAGACCAGCGTCGACCAGATCCCCGAGATCGCCGAGGCCATCGCCGCGATCGAGGGCGTGAGCGAGGTCTACTCGGTGACCGGCGGGTACGACCTGGTCGCCATGGTGCGGGTGCGCCGCCACGACGACCTGGCCGAGGTGATCCCCGGCCGGCTCAACAAGGTGCCGGGGGTCGCCCACACCGAGACCCAGATCGCCTTCCGCACCTACTCGCAGCACGACCTGGAAGCCGCCTTCGCGCTCGGTCTGGACGGCTGA
- a CDS encoding C40 family peptidase — protein MAITPPSGTARRFARVLAVTAAATTALAMTASAQGAPAKPDKNDVKSQVDQLYTEAEQASEKSNAAEEDVKRLQAESSALQAQVAQGQDTLNRMRSDLATVAAAEYRSGGMDPSVQLMLSSDPAGYLLKARSLAEAGRQQVATLHEVLEQQHRLDQRRSEAGAKLAELETVRSTLAKSKQQVQQRLKSAQALLDSLSAAERDQLLAQDAREANERAARGAERVDLGNQPPASDRAAVAVAAALSKLGSPYVYGSTGPGSFDCSGLMYWSWRQAGVSLPRTSQAQAFGGQRISLAEARPGDLVIFFHDMHHVGMYVGGGTVIHAPYPGARVRYENVAAMPVAAVVRV, from the coding sequence ATGGCGATTACACCCCCGTCGGGCACCGCGCGCCGGTTCGCCCGGGTGCTGGCGGTCACCGCTGCCGCGACCACCGCGCTGGCGATGACGGCCAGCGCCCAGGGCGCACCGGCCAAGCCGGACAAGAACGACGTCAAGTCGCAGGTCGACCAGCTCTACACGGAGGCCGAGCAGGCCTCGGAGAAGTCCAACGCGGCAGAGGAGGACGTCAAGCGGCTGCAGGCCGAGAGCAGCGCGCTGCAGGCGCAGGTGGCACAGGGGCAGGACACGCTCAACCGGATGCGGTCGGACCTGGCCACGGTGGCCGCGGCCGAGTACCGCTCGGGCGGGATGGACCCGAGCGTTCAACTGATGCTCTCCTCCGATCCGGCGGGCTACCTGCTCAAGGCGCGCAGTCTGGCCGAGGCGGGCCGCCAGCAGGTCGCCACGCTCCATGAGGTGCTGGAGCAGCAGCACCGGCTCGACCAGCGGCGCAGCGAGGCCGGCGCCAAGCTGGCCGAACTGGAGACCGTGCGCAGCACCCTGGCGAAGAGCAAGCAGCAGGTGCAGCAGCGGCTGAAGAGCGCCCAGGCGCTGCTCGACAGCCTCTCCGCCGCCGAGCGGGACCAGCTGCTCGCGCAGGACGCCCGGGAGGCGAACGAGCGGGCCGCGCGCGGGGCGGAGCGGGTGGATCTGGGCAACCAGCCGCCCGCCTCGGACCGGGCGGCGGTCGCGGTGGCCGCGGCGCTGAGCAAGCTCGGCTCCCCGTACGTCTACGGATCCACCGGGCCCGGCAGCTTCGACTGCTCGGGTCTGATGTACTGGAGCTGGCGGCAGGCGGGAGTGAGCCTGCCCCGCACCTCGCAGGCGCAGGCGTTCGGGGGGCAGCGGATCAGCCTGGCCGAGGCGCGACCGGGAGACTTGGTGATCTTCTTTCACGACATGCACCATGTCGGCATGTACGTCGGCGGTGGCACGGTGATCCATGCCCCGTACCCCGGGGCCCGGGTGCGCTACGAGAACGTCGCGGCGATGCCGGTGGCGGCGGTGGTGCGGGTCTGA
- a CDS encoding NYN domain-containing protein, which translates to MDAASQAAEPQGPLPAAGEPAASATSADSAVEPSGEAVEVGKADEALEAGDQGEDQGEEQEPPAEQLDRPLPEGVRRRVVGLAADALGGLPLTDLPASLRPYAKFTPARRAKYAGTALAAALEAEPVFRLRIADRLRLGQPDLVKALEAGQVPGAAEPLDVAAAAYLLRTRGWTRLVAEAGEQAERAGAEDAAAEAARLVEKLQEELAATRLAARADLERQRAEAEGTRKELETLRKKLRGLESDTRRAQAETRKLQAELTAAAAAATVERGAAESENRRLKHRVAELETALEAGRRSAREGRSVEDMRLRLLLDTVLQSAQGLQRELALPVTQLHPADLVDAVVPGSASPHDVARRGLAEDDPALLDQLLAIPQVHLVVDGYNVTKTGYPTLPLEQQRLRLLGGLAMLAQRTQAEVTCVFDGQDLDVPVIMAPPRGVRVRFSRTGQTADELIRQLVRAEPQGRPVVVVSADREVADGVRKAGARPVASVLLLNRLARS; encoded by the coding sequence ATGGACGCAGCCAGCCAGGCCGCTGAGCCGCAGGGGCCGCTGCCCGCTGCCGGCGAACCGGCCGCGTCCGCGACGTCCGCCGACAGCGCCGTGGAGCCGTCCGGCGAGGCCGTTGAGGTCGGCAAGGCTGACGAAGCGCTTGAGGCCGGGGACCAGGGCGAGGACCAGGGCGAGGAGCAGGAACCGCCCGCCGAGCAGCTGGACCGCCCGCTGCCCGAGGGCGTGCGCCGGCGCGTGGTGGGCCTGGCCGCCGACGCGCTCGGCGGCCTGCCGCTCACCGATCTGCCGGCCTCACTGCGCCCGTACGCCAAGTTCACCCCGGCCCGCCGGGCCAAGTACGCGGGCACCGCGCTGGCCGCCGCGCTGGAGGCCGAGCCGGTCTTCCGGCTGCGGATAGCGGACCGGCTGCGGCTGGGCCAGCCCGACCTGGTGAAGGCGCTGGAGGCGGGCCAGGTGCCGGGCGCGGCCGAGCCGCTGGACGTGGCCGCCGCCGCCTACCTGCTGCGCACCCGCGGCTGGACCCGGCTGGTCGCCGAGGCCGGCGAGCAGGCCGAGCGGGCCGGTGCCGAGGACGCCGCCGCCGAGGCGGCCCGGCTGGTGGAGAAGCTCCAGGAGGAGCTGGCCGCCACCCGCCTCGCGGCCCGGGCCGACCTGGAGCGCCAGCGCGCGGAGGCCGAGGGCACCCGCAAGGAGCTGGAGACGCTGCGCAAGAAGCTGCGCGGACTGGAGAGCGACACCCGCCGCGCCCAGGCCGAGACCCGCAAGCTGCAGGCCGAACTGACCGCCGCCGCCGCTGCCGCGACCGTCGAGCGCGGCGCCGCGGAGAGCGAGAACCGGCGGCTGAAGCATCGGGTGGCCGAGCTGGAGACCGCCCTGGAGGCCGGGCGCCGCTCGGCGCGTGAGGGCCGCAGCGTGGAGGACATGCGGCTGCGGCTGCTGCTCGACACCGTGCTGCAGTCGGCCCAGGGGCTGCAGCGTGAACTGGCGCTGCCGGTCACCCAGCTGCACCCGGCCGACCTGGTGGACGCGGTGGTCCCCGGCTCGGCCTCGCCGCACGATGTGGCCCGGCGCGGACTGGCCGAGGACGACCCGGCGCTGCTCGACCAGCTGCTGGCGATCCCGCAGGTGCACCTGGTGGTGGACGGCTACAACGTGACCAAGACCGGCTATCCCACGCTGCCGCTGGAGCAGCAGCGGCTGCGGCTGCTGGGCGGCCTGGCGATGCTCGCGCAGCGCACCCAGGCCGAGGTGACCTGCGTCTTCGACGGGCAGGACCTGGACGTGCCGGTGATCATGGCGCCGCCGCGCGGGGTCCGGGTGCGGTTCAGCCGGACCGGCCAGACCGCCGACGAGCTGATCCGCCAGCTGGTGCGGGCCGAGCCGCAGGGCCGCCCGGTGGTGGTGGTCTCGGCCGACCGCGAGGTGGCCGACGGCGTGCGCAAGGCGGGGGCGCGCCCGGTCGCCTCGGTGCTGCTGCTGAACCGCCTGGCCCGCAGCTGA
- a CDS encoding glycosyltransferase family 87 protein: MELANDGPADQHGSSGGGGLALAAPPNPGATAVTPPAPPRGAAWRVGGGWLLTRVLLVLMVTGVLKIAPLDVTTDVSVIYHSWFKVLQTGTFPMDDVTWQYPPGAALVILAPGLLPWSYLTSFFVLCGVFDTLAITMLLRTGLRRGRSFAGAWVWVLGVPLLGPTVYCRYDILVTAIAMTGLLVILRRPVLGGFLLGIGGLMKLWPLLGLAGTPRGRRTRRSWTAAVGSVASLAFLLAAGMNGAFQFLTFQADRGIEVESLGALPLHFAKLFGFWHGAVTMNYGSVEFLGPWVPVISKVAMGATVAGFGWLLYWRLRARRWQPSTTYDAALAALLIFTVTSRVISPQYLVWLVGLAAVCLTVRGTSQRPVAVMVLVATVLTTLEFPMNFGQVVNSTGWGVTILTARNLTMLAATIVSCQRLWRSTQGPAPAVAEESEAPTEPEPKYPVRPGIAYEQSLLDDIQHG; the protein is encoded by the coding sequence GTGGAGTTGGCCAACGACGGCCCGGCCGACCAGCACGGCAGCAGCGGCGGTGGGGGCCTGGCCCTGGCCGCGCCCCCGAACCCGGGTGCCACCGCGGTGACACCCCCCGCGCCCCCGCGCGGCGCGGCCTGGCGGGTCGGCGGCGGCTGGCTGCTGACCCGGGTCCTGCTGGTCCTGATGGTCACCGGCGTACTCAAGATAGCGCCGCTGGACGTGACCACCGATGTCTCGGTGATCTACCACAGCTGGTTCAAGGTGCTGCAGACCGGCACCTTCCCGATGGACGACGTCACCTGGCAGTACCCGCCCGGCGCCGCGCTGGTGATCCTGGCCCCCGGGCTGCTGCCGTGGTCCTACCTGACCTCCTTCTTCGTGCTCTGCGGCGTCTTCGACACGCTCGCGATCACCATGCTGCTGCGCACCGGGCTGCGGCGCGGGCGCAGCTTCGCCGGGGCCTGGGTCTGGGTGCTCGGGGTGCCGCTGCTCGGTCCGACCGTCTACTGCCGCTACGACATCCTGGTCACCGCGATCGCCATGACCGGGCTGCTGGTGATCCTGCGCCGACCGGTGCTGGGCGGCTTCCTGCTGGGCATCGGCGGCCTGATGAAGCTCTGGCCGCTGCTCGGCCTGGCCGGCACCCCGCGCGGCCGGCGGACCCGGCGGTCCTGGACGGCGGCGGTGGGCTCGGTGGCCAGCCTCGCCTTCCTGCTGGCGGCGGGGATGAACGGGGCCTTCCAGTTCCTCACCTTCCAGGCCGATCGCGGCATCGAGGTGGAGTCGCTGGGCGCGCTGCCGCTGCACTTCGCCAAGCTGTTCGGCTTCTGGCACGGCGCGGTGACGATGAACTACGGCTCGGTGGAGTTCCTCGGCCCGTGGGTGCCGGTGATCTCCAAGGTCGCGATGGGCGCCACCGTGGCCGGCTTCGGCTGGCTGCTCTACTGGCGGCTGCGGGCCCGCCGCTGGCAGCCCTCCACCACCTATGACGCGGCCCTGGCGGCGCTGCTGATCTTCACCGTGACCAGCCGGGTGATCAGCCCGCAGTACCTGGTCTGGCTGGTCGGCCTGGCGGCCGTCTGCCTGACCGTGCGCGGCACCAGCCAGCGTCCGGTGGCGGTCATGGTCCTGGTCGCGACGGTGCTGACCACGCTGGAGTTCCCGATGAACTTCGGCCAGGTGGTCAACAGCACCGGCTGGGGCGTCACCATCCTGACCGCCCGCAACCTGACCATGCTGGCCGCCACCATCGTGTCCTGCCAGCGGCTCTGGCGCTCCACCCAGGGCCCGGCCCCGGCCGTCGCCGAGGAGAGCGAGGCGCCGACCGAGCCGGAGCCGAAGTACCCGGTGCGCCCGGGGATCGCCTACGAGCAGAGCCTGCTGGACGACATCCAGCACGGCTGA
- a CDS encoding NlpC/P60 family protein, producing MASHRRPKPVGRARASILTAAAATAVALSSQGAAHADPAPSLDQVKSQVDDLNNQAEQATQQYDGAQAQQQTLQKQVGDLQDQVARQQDQVTNLQSGLASVAADEYANNGISPTVQMMLSAHPDTFLGQASALNQLNSTQAETLKELQSDEKVLDQSKTETQSKLAALDATTQQLKSAKDTIQAKLQQAQNLLNSLTEQQRQQMAAQQAQADAQAKAAAQQAQAQAAAAAQSQSAASRGSARTPLGSTATPPAAPTTGNSAAAAAIAAAVSKLGSPYHYGSTGPSEFDCSGLMQWAYAQAGVALPRTSQEQAAIGTNEGTNIANAQPGDLLIFNNYGHVGMYIGNGVMIHAPRAGENVKYESATVMTIDAIVRP from the coding sequence GTGGCGTCCCATCGTCGTCCCAAGCCCGTTGGCCGTGCCCGCGCGTCGATTCTGACCGCCGCTGCCGCCACCGCCGTGGCCCTCTCCTCGCAGGGCGCGGCGCACGCCGATCCGGCGCCCTCGCTCGACCAGGTCAAGTCCCAGGTCGACGACTTGAACAACCAGGCGGAGCAGGCCACCCAGCAGTACGACGGCGCCCAGGCCCAGCAGCAGACGCTGCAGAAGCAGGTCGGCGACCTGCAGGACCAGGTGGCGCGGCAGCAGGACCAGGTGACCAACCTGCAGTCGGGGCTGGCCTCGGTGGCCGCCGACGAGTACGCCAACAACGGCATATCGCCGACCGTGCAGATGATGCTCTCGGCTCACCCGGACACCTTCCTCGGCCAGGCCAGCGCGCTCAACCAGCTGAACAGCACCCAGGCGGAGACGCTGAAGGAGCTGCAGAGCGATGAGAAGGTGCTCGATCAGAGCAAGACCGAGACGCAGAGCAAGCTCGCCGCGCTGGATGCCACCACCCAGCAGCTGAAGTCCGCCAAGGACACCATCCAGGCCAAGCTTCAGCAGGCCCAGAACCTGCTCAACTCGCTCACCGAGCAGCAGCGCCAGCAGATGGCCGCCCAGCAGGCGCAGGCCGACGCGCAGGCGAAGGCCGCCGCCCAGCAGGCCCAGGCGCAGGCCGCCGCCGCGGCGCAGTCGCAGAGCGCCGCCTCGCGCGGCTCGGCCCGCACCCCCCTCGGCAGCACCGCGACGCCCCCGGCCGCGCCGACCACCGGCAACTCGGCCGCCGCCGCGGCGATCGCCGCCGCCGTGAGCAAGCTCGGCTCGCCGTACCACTACGGTTCGACGGGTCCCTCCGAGTTCGACTGCTCGGGCCTGATGCAGTGGGCCTACGCGCAGGCCGGTGTCGCGCTGCCGCGCACCTCCCAGGAGCAGGCCGCGATCGGCACCAACGAGGGCACCAACATCGCCAACGCGCAGCCGGGCGACCTGCTCATCTTCAACAACTACGGCCACGTCGGCATGTACATCGGCAACGGCGTGATGATCCACGCGCCGCGCGCCGGTGAGAACGTCAAGTACGAGTCGGCCACCGTGATGACGATCGATGCGATCGTCCGCCCCTGA
- a CDS encoding AMP-dependent synthetase/ligase, which translates to MLDFSLPARYQVPSGGNLSDLVHQNAIEHPRVAVVSRKLEGRWQEVTAAAFLTEVHRAAKGLIAVGVQPGDRVAVMSRTRYEWTLLDFAIWCAGAITVPVYETSSAEQVQWILSDSGAVAVVTETDSHAAVVESVRDQLPELKHTWQIEHGALAELAAAGSAVPDATVTERRSIPTADSIATIVYTSGTTGRPKGCQLTHGNFLAECGNVVHRMPELFRTGDSSVLLFLPLAHVLGRIVEIAAALAPIKLGHVSDVRDVTAELAAFRPTLILGVPRVFEKVYNTARAKAQADGKGKIFDQAAATAIAYSRALEQGGPGLLLKLKHTVFDKLVYSKLRAALGGRATHAISGGAPLGERLGHFYRGIGFTVLEGYGLTETSGATAFNPHDRQKIGTVGQPLPGSAARIGEDGEVLLKGPQVFTGYWNNPSATAEALDDGWFATGDLGSLDEDGYLTITGRKKEIIVTAGGKNVAPAVIEDRIRAHALIGEVMVVGDRRPFIGCLVTIDEEFLPKWLELNHRQPATLAELKDDPQLLAAVQEAVDEGNKAVSHAEAVKKFRILDIDFSEANGYLTPSLKLKRNVVLKDFAAEIEALYQK; encoded by the coding sequence GTGCTCGACTTCAGCCTTCCGGCCCGTTACCAGGTGCCGAGTGGTGGCAACCTCTCGGACCTGGTCCACCAGAACGCCATCGAGCACCCCCGGGTCGCCGTGGTCAGCCGGAAGCTGGAGGGCCGCTGGCAGGAGGTCACCGCCGCCGCGTTCCTCACCGAGGTGCACCGCGCCGCCAAGGGCCTGATCGCGGTCGGCGTCCAGCCGGGCGACCGGGTCGCCGTGATGTCGCGCACCCGCTACGAGTGGACGCTGCTGGACTTCGCGATCTGGTGCGCGGGCGCGATCACCGTGCCGGTGTACGAGACCTCCTCCGCCGAGCAGGTGCAGTGGATCCTCAGCGACTCCGGGGCGGTCGCGGTGGTCACCGAGACCGACAGCCACGCCGCCGTGGTCGAGTCGGTCCGCGACCAGTTGCCCGAGCTGAAGCACACCTGGCAGATCGAGCACGGCGCGCTGGCCGAGCTGGCCGCCGCCGGCAGCGCCGTGCCGGACGCGACGGTGACCGAGCGCCGTTCCATCCCGACCGCCGACTCGATCGCCACCATCGTCTACACCTCGGGCACCACCGGGCGCCCGAAGGGCTGTCAGCTCACCCACGGCAACTTCCTGGCCGAGTGCGGCAACGTGGTCCACCGGATGCCGGAGCTGTTCCGCACCGGCGACAGCTCGGTGCTGCTCTTCCTGCCGCTGGCCCACGTACTGGGCCGGATCGTCGAGATCGCCGCCGCGCTGGCGCCGATCAAGCTGGGCCACGTCTCGGACGTCCGGGACGTCACCGCCGAGCTGGCCGCCTTCCGCCCGACCCTGATCCTGGGCGTGCCGCGGGTCTTCGAGAAGGTCTACAACACCGCCCGGGCCAAGGCCCAGGCCGACGGCAAGGGCAAGATCTTCGACCAGGCCGCCGCGACCGCGATCGCCTACAGCCGCGCGCTGGAGCAGGGCGGCCCCGGGCTGCTGCTGAAGCTCAAGCACACGGTCTTCGACAAGCTGGTCTACAGCAAGCTGCGGGCCGCGCTCGGCGGCCGGGCCACCCACGCGATCTCCGGCGGCGCACCGCTGGGCGAGCGGCTGGGCCACTTCTACCGGGGCATCGGCTTCACCGTCCTGGAGGGCTACGGCCTCACCGAGACCAGCGGGGCCACCGCCTTCAACCCGCACGACCGGCAGAAGATCGGCACCGTCGGCCAGCCGCTGCCCGGCTCCGCGGCCCGGATCGGCGAGGACGGCGAGGTGCTGCTGAAGGGCCCGCAGGTCTTCACCGGCTACTGGAACAACCCGAGTGCCACCGCCGAGGCGCTGGACGACGGCTGGTTCGCCACCGGCGACCTGGGCAGCCTGGACGAGGACGGCTACCTGACCATCACCGGCCGCAAGAAGGAGATCATCGTCACGGCCGGCGGCAAGAACGTCGCCCCCGCGGTGATCGAGGACCGGATCCGGGCCCACGCGCTGATCGGCGAGGTGATGGTGGTCGGCGACCGCAGGCCGTTCATCGGCTGCCTGGTCACCATCGACGAGGAGTTCCTGCCCAAGTGGCTGGAGCTGAACCACCGTCAGCCCGCCACCCTGGCCGAGCTGAAGGACGACCCGCAGCTGCTGGCCGCCGTTCAGGAGGCGGTGGACGAGGGCAACAAGGCGGTCTCGCACGCCGAGGCGGTGAAGAAGTTCCGGATCCTGGACATCGACTTCTCCGAGGCCAACGGCTACCTGACGCCCTCGCTCAAGCTGAAGCGCAACGTGGTGCTGAAGGACTTCGCCGCCGAGATCGAGGCGCTCTACCAGAAGTAG